One window from the genome of Paenibacillus azoreducens encodes:
- the ffh gene encoding signal recognition particle protein: protein MAFEGLTSRLQNVFSKLRGKGKVSEDDVNEAMREVRLALLEADVNFKVVKDFVGKVKEKAIGTEVMESFTPGMVIIDIVNKELTELMGGSQAKLAKANKPPTVIMMVGLQGAGKTTTSGKLAKMLQKQNHRPLLVAGDIYRPAAIKQLQVLGEQINVPVFSLGDKTSPVEIAKQSLQHAKDNGHDYLIVDTAGRLHVDEQLMEELRQIHSEIKPDEVLLVVDAMTGQDAVNVADTFNKQLELTGVVLTKLDGDTRGGAALSVKAVTGCPIKFAALGEKVDALEPFHPERMASRILGMGDMLSLIEKAQSNIDAEKAKEMERKMRNAEFTFDDFLEQMEQVKKLGPIDQIMDMIPGMGKLKQAKDLKVDEKQMGRIEAIVFSMTKEEKRSPDIINHNRRKRIAAGSGTSLAEVNRLIKQFDEMRRMMKQFSDMMGPKGPKGKAMKQLKGLAGKGGMRFPFR, encoded by the coding sequence ATGGCATTTGAAGGATTAACCAGCAGGCTGCAAAATGTGTTCAGCAAGCTGCGCGGCAAAGGTAAGGTATCCGAAGATGACGTCAACGAGGCAATGCGCGAGGTGCGTCTTGCGCTGCTCGAGGCCGACGTTAACTTTAAAGTCGTCAAGGACTTTGTTGGCAAGGTAAAGGAGAAGGCCATCGGTACGGAAGTGATGGAGAGCTTTACTCCAGGCATGGTCATCATCGATATTGTCAATAAAGAGCTCACCGAGCTGATGGGGGGAAGCCAGGCGAAGCTGGCGAAGGCGAATAAGCCGCCAACCGTCATTATGATGGTCGGCCTGCAGGGTGCGGGTAAGACTACAACCTCCGGCAAGCTGGCAAAAATGCTGCAGAAGCAAAACCATCGTCCGCTGCTGGTTGCCGGCGATATTTACCGCCCGGCGGCGATCAAGCAGCTGCAGGTATTGGGCGAGCAGATCAACGTGCCCGTGTTTTCGCTTGGGGACAAGACAAGCCCGGTTGAAATTGCCAAGCAAAGTTTGCAGCATGCCAAAGACAACGGCCATGATTATCTGATCGTCGATACTGCCGGACGTTTGCATGTCGATGAACAGCTGATGGAAGAGCTTCGGCAAATTCACAGCGAGATCAAGCCGGATGAAGTGCTGCTCGTGGTTGATGCGATGACCGGTCAAGATGCGGTTAACGTAGCGGATACCTTTAACAAGCAGCTTGAACTTACTGGCGTTGTGCTGACCAAGCTCGATGGCGATACCCGCGGCGGTGCCGCGCTTTCCGTCAAGGCTGTAACCGGCTGTCCGATCAAATTCGCGGCGCTTGGCGAGAAGGTCGACGCGCTGGAACCGTTCCATCCGGAACGGATGGCTTCACGCATTCTCGGCATGGGCGACATGCTTTCTTTGATCGAAAAAGCGCAGTCCAACATTGACGCCGAAAAAGCCAAGGAAATGGAGCGCAAAATGCGCAACGCCGAATTTACTTTTGACGATTTCCTTGAGCAGATGGAGCAGGTCAAGAAGCTGGGGCCGATCGACCAGATCATGGATATGATTCCCGGCATGGGCAAGCTTAAGCAGGCCAAAGATTTGAAGGTCGACGAGAAACAGATGGGCCGCATCGAAGCCATCGTCTTCTCGATGACAAAAGAAGAGAAGCGAAGCCCGGACATCATCAACCATAACCGCCGTAAGCGGATTGCCGCGGGCAGCGGCACCTCGCTCGCCGAAGTGAACCGGCTTATCAAGCAGTTTGACGAGATGCGCCGGATGATGAAGCAGTTCTCGGATATGATGGGACCAAAGGGCCCTAAAGGAAAGGCCATGAAACAGCTTAAAGGATTGGCCGGCAAAGGCGGAATGAGATTTCCGTTCCGCTGA
- a CDS encoding DUF5643 domain-containing protein: MMMKKTTIAVLSAALLFGGMLHIPAAHAAAQNEAAQSDANSAIHFKLNPGIKKQYGEAAFELETLAASPKETEFTISRIVPENINEEIDRNIMKMNYIVMDNNGWIYDRIQAKEQWRENPDGVLARVFTEKVEAFRGKPKELILKPYIGGDYDDKSTALAQKANVAARLTGKFPLVLDQGKIGSVSVTGVDFQKDKTVLSLSAKGETASLQIQATWLMQNGKSLQCASKKLIGVDQDVYRYQMEFPAVNRKAQLEVMTKRMTPVTFLNELEMRVNLP, from the coding sequence ATGATGATGAAAAAAACGACGATCGCCGTATTGAGTGCAGCTTTATTGTTTGGAGGGATGTTGCATATCCCCGCGGCGCACGCTGCCGCCCAAAACGAAGCGGCCCAAAGCGATGCTAATTCCGCTATTCATTTCAAGTTGAATCCAGGGATCAAAAAACAATATGGGGAAGCCGCATTTGAACTGGAAACGCTGGCAGCTTCGCCTAAGGAGACGGAATTTACCATTTCGCGTATCGTTCCTGAGAATATTAACGAAGAAATAGACCGAAATATTATGAAAATGAATTATATCGTCATGGACAATAACGGCTGGATTTACGACAGGATTCAGGCCAAGGAACAATGGCGGGAAAATCCGGATGGCGTCCTGGCACGCGTGTTTACCGAAAAGGTGGAAGCTTTTAGAGGCAAACCCAAAGAATTGATCTTGAAGCCTTATATCGGGGGCGATTATGATGACAAAAGTACGGCGCTTGCGCAGAAAGCCAATGTGGCTGCACGGCTCACAGGGAAATTCCCGCTGGTTCTTGACCAAGGCAAGATTGGGAGTGTGTCTGTAACGGGTGTGGATTTTCAAAAGGACAAGACTGTACTTTCCTTATCGGCAAAAGGGGAAACCGCTTCTCTCCAAATTCAGGCGACATGGCTAATGCAGAACGGAAAGAGCCTGCAATGCGCAAGCAAAAAACTGATCGGCGTAGATCAAGACGTTTATCGCTATCAAATGGAATTCCCGGCTGTCAACCGGAAAGCGCAGCTGGAGGTGATGACGAAACGGATGACACCGGTGACGTTTTTGAATGAGCTGGAAATGAGGGTAAATCTTCCATAA
- the smc gene encoding chromosome segregation protein SMC, whose protein sequence is MFLKRIELSGFKSFADKTEMEFVRGITAVVGPNGSGKSNISDGIRWVLGEQSAKSLRGGKMEDIIFAGSDARKAVNFGEVSLTLDNEDHALSLDFNEVTVTRRVHRSGDSEYFINKQSCRLKDITELFMDTGIGKEAYSIIGQGRIEEILSTRSEDRRGIFEEASGIVKYKSRKKDAVRKLDETEQNLLRIHDLVTELEDQIGPLKEQSEKAVHYKQLREQLKNKEISLYVYQIEQIHAAWSEANAKLKVLQEEQLQLSTVVSAHDAKLESDRAALRKLETEVETLQGELLQYSEAYEKSEGYAEVLRERKRNLEANREQLLGALSTGDERFEDRKAEIELLKTKLEASQEELKQLRDHLSAEESKLAGVTDGISQQQEENLKGSLLELMNQMAQARNEIRYADQQQEALARRMSRADEETGKWEAKKEELMGRKQQLDANIEKLGREIRELRGSYITESERYQSLQKLLDESQTMLRKWEQKREALISRRDTMKEMANDFDGFILGVKEVLKAARKSVLHGVHGAVADLVRVPEKLELAVETALGASLQHIVMDNEAVSRQAIAFLKQRQLGRATFLPLDVIRPRLISSGDRSMVEGVEGFIGIAADLVEYDGKYAPIIGSLLGNVILAESLEVANKIAARCQYRYRVVTLEGDVVNAGGSMTGGSQHKKNNNLLGRKRQLDQLDQEITDTESQLRKLAQSIQDVKDQLAETQEKLDGLRHTGDEKRIEEQNLSGDLKQLDHELKHVLEQVEMAGQEKDGFNEENRELQKSRDEAVKKLAQLEEEEKATHQAIQAAEFARKASESAKEELQTRLTQLKVREGKLDQECFSLEDQLRRMQSDFNSQDKELRQSKTLLASIEADLETNAKESIQQIEDLNRYKLKKEQASEQLDFKRAARTQLSKKLEQDESETKEQRTQLKAVEDQLRQTEIGVNRLDVELENILKKLSEDYELSYELAKMRYPIPEDVPAVQAEVRELKRSITALGDVNLGAIEEYQRVNERYQFLSEQKEDLVEAKTTLYEVIREMDDEMSKRFKQTFDAIRHEFGTVFVKLFGGGRADLVLLDPDHLLETGIDIVAQPPGKKLQNLQLLSGGERALTAMALLFAILQVKPVPFCVLDEVEAALDEANVVRFAQYLREFSEQTQFIVVTHRKGTMEEADVLYGVTMEEGGVSKLVSVRLENDEAEIA, encoded by the coding sequence ATGTTTTTGAAGCGGATTGAATTATCGGGTTTTAAATCATTTGCCGACAAAACCGAAATGGAGTTTGTCCGCGGCATTACAGCGGTCGTAGGTCCAAACGGCAGCGGCAAAAGCAACATTTCTGACGGCATCCGCTGGGTTCTGGGAGAACAAAGCGCCAAATCGCTGCGCGGAGGAAAAATGGAGGACATTATTTTTGCGGGGAGCGACGCGCGTAAAGCCGTCAATTTCGGCGAAGTGTCGCTGACGCTGGATAATGAAGACCATGCCCTGTCTCTGGATTTTAACGAGGTTACGGTTACGCGCCGGGTACACCGGAGCGGAGATAGTGAATATTTTATCAATAAGCAGTCCTGCCGGCTTAAGGACATTACCGAGCTTTTTATGGACACCGGCATCGGCAAAGAGGCTTACTCCATTATTGGACAAGGCCGGATTGAGGAGATTTTAAGCACGCGGTCAGAGGACCGGAGAGGCATTTTTGAGGAAGCGTCCGGAATCGTTAAATATAAATCGCGGAAAAAAGATGCGGTCCGCAAGCTGGATGAAACCGAGCAGAATCTGCTCCGCATCCATGACCTGGTTACTGAACTGGAAGATCAAATCGGGCCGCTCAAAGAACAATCCGAAAAGGCAGTCCATTATAAACAGCTGCGTGAGCAGTTGAAAAACAAGGAAATTTCGCTTTATGTCTATCAGATTGAACAAATTCATGCGGCATGGAGCGAGGCAAACGCGAAGCTGAAGGTGCTGCAGGAAGAGCAGCTTCAGCTTTCAACCGTGGTGTCGGCCCATGACGCCAAGCTGGAGAGCGACCGAGCGGCCTTGCGCAAGCTGGAGACGGAGGTCGAAACGCTTCAGGGCGAGCTGCTGCAGTACAGCGAGGCCTACGAGAAAAGCGAAGGTTATGCGGAGGTGCTGCGCGAACGCAAACGCAACCTCGAAGCCAACCGTGAACAGCTGTTGGGTGCGCTGAGCACCGGCGATGAACGTTTTGAGGATAGAAAAGCCGAAATCGAACTGCTGAAGACGAAACTTGAAGCTTCACAGGAAGAGTTGAAGCAGCTGCGCGATCATTTGTCCGCCGAAGAGTCCAAGTTGGCTGGGGTAACGGACGGCATCAGCCAGCAGCAGGAGGAAAACCTTAAGGGGTCACTTCTCGAGCTGATGAACCAGATGGCTCAAGCCCGGAACGAAATCCGTTACGCCGATCAGCAGCAGGAAGCGCTGGCGCGCCGGATGAGCCGGGCCGATGAGGAAACAGGCAAATGGGAAGCCAAAAAGGAAGAGCTTATGGGCCGGAAGCAGCAGCTGGATGCGAATATCGAAAAGCTGGGCCGGGAAATCCGTGAGCTTCGGGGCAGCTACATAACCGAAAGCGAACGGTACCAGTCGCTGCAGAAGCTGCTGGATGAAAGCCAGACGATGCTGCGCAAATGGGAACAAAAGCGGGAGGCGCTTATTTCCCGCCGTGATACGATGAAGGAAATGGCCAATGATTTCGACGGCTTTATACTTGGCGTCAAGGAAGTGCTCAAAGCTGCGCGCAAATCGGTTCTGCATGGCGTACATGGAGCGGTTGCGGATTTGGTGCGCGTTCCGGAAAAGCTGGAGCTGGCTGTAGAAACCGCGCTTGGAGCATCGCTCCAGCACATCGTTATGGATAACGAGGCCGTTTCGCGCCAGGCGATTGCTTTTCTGAAGCAGCGACAGCTTGGCAGGGCAACCTTTCTGCCGCTGGATGTCATCCGTCCGCGCCTTATTTCCTCGGGCGACCGTTCCATGGTGGAAGGCGTGGAAGGTTTTATCGGCATCGCGGCGGATTTGGTCGAGTACGATGGCAAATACGCTCCGATCATCGGCAGCCTGCTCGGTAACGTCATTTTGGCGGAAAGTCTGGAGGTAGCGAATAAAATCGCTGCTCGCTGCCAATACCGTTACCGGGTCGTTACGCTGGAGGGCGACGTCGTTAATGCGGGCGGATCGATGACAGGGGGCAGTCAGCATAAAAAAAACAACAACCTGCTTGGCCGCAAACGCCAGCTCGACCAGTTGGACCAGGAAATAACCGATACGGAAAGTCAATTGCGCAAGCTGGCCCAAAGCATCCAGGATGTGAAAGATCAGCTTGCCGAGACGCAGGAGAAACTGGATGGGCTCCGCCATACCGGCGACGAGAAACGCATCGAAGAACAGAACTTGTCAGGGGATTTGAAGCAGCTGGATCATGAGCTGAAGCATGTGCTTGAACAGGTTGAAATGGCGGGACAAGAGAAAGACGGATTTAACGAAGAAAACCGGGAACTCCAAAAGTCGCGGGATGAAGCTGTGAAAAAGCTTGCTCAGTTGGAGGAGGAAGAGAAAGCAACGCATCAGGCGATTCAGGCCGCGGAGTTTGCCCGCAAGGCAAGCGAATCGGCCAAAGAAGAGCTCCAAACCCGGCTGACGCAGCTTAAAGTCCGGGAGGGTAAGCTCGATCAGGAGTGTTTCTCGCTCGAAGATCAGCTGCGCCGCATGCAAAGCGACTTTAACTCTCAGGATAAAGAGCTGCGGCAATCCAAGACGCTGCTGGCGTCGATCGAAGCTGATCTGGAAACCAACGCCAAGGAATCGATCCAGCAGATCGAGGATCTTAACCGCTACAAGCTGAAGAAGGAGCAAGCTTCGGAGCAGCTTGATTTCAAACGGGCTGCCCGCACGCAGCTTTCGAAAAAGCTGGAGCAGGATGAAAGCGAAACGAAAGAGCAGCGGACGCAGCTCAAGGCGGTGGAAGATCAGCTCCGGCAAACGGAAATCGGCGTGAACCGGCTCGATGTGGAACTGGAGAACATCCTCAAGAAACTGAGCGAGGATTATGAATTGAGTTATGAACTCGCCAAGATGAGATATCCGATTCCCGAAGACGTTCCGGCCGTACAGGCCGAAGTTCGCGAGCTGAAGCGCAGCATCACCGCGCTGGGCGACGTCAACCTCGGAGCTATCGAGGAGTATCAGCGCGTAAACGAGCGTTACCAGTTCCTCAGCGAACAGAAAGAGGATCTGGTTGAAGCCAAAACAACGCTGTACGAGGTCATCCGGGAGATGGATGATGAAATGTCCAAACGGTTCAAACAGACCTTTGACGCCATCCGCCACGAGTTCGGCACCGTGTTCGTCAAGCTGTTCGGCGGCGGGCGCGCTGATTTGGTCCTGCTCGATCCGGATCATCTGCTGGAGACGGGCATCGATATCGTCGCCCAGCCTCCGGGCAAAAAACTGCAAAACCTGCAGCTGCTTTCCGGCGGCGAGCGGGCGCTTACGGCGATGGCGCTGTTATTCGCCATCCTGCAAGTCAAACCGGTTCCGTTTTGCGTGCTGGATGAAGTGGAAGCGGCGCTGGACGAAGCTAACGTCGTGCGGTTTGCCCAATACTTAAGGGAGTTTTCCGAACAAACGCAGTTTATCGTCGTGACCCACCGCAAAGGAACGATGGAAGAAGCGGATGTTTTGTATGGCGTTACCATGGAAGAGGGCGGGGTATCCAAGCTGGTATCCGTCCGTTTGGAAAATGACGAGGCTGAGATTGCCTGA
- the ftsY gene encoding signal recognition particle-docking protein FtsY produces the protein MSFFKKLKESISSKTESVTRQFRDGLEKTRKGFVEKVADLMIRRKKIDEEFYEELEEILIGADVGVNTVMDLIDDLRAEVKKQRIEDASELQPILSQKLMELLRGDDDNSIRMNPDGITVILFVGVNGVGKTTTIGKLAHRFKQEGKKVLLAAGDTFRAGAIEQLEVWGQRAGVEVIKQHAGSDPAAVMFDAVQAAKQRQADVLICDTAGRLQNKTNLMEELNKIFRVIQREIPGAPHEVLMVLDATTGQNALNQAKLFGEKSGVTGLVLTKLDGTAKGGIVVAIRQELNLPVKFVGLGEKMEDLQPFDSQQFVHALFAGLIREEEQNSEGDVQ, from the coding sequence ATGAGCTTTTTTAAAAAGCTGAAAGAAAGCATTTCGAGCAAGACGGAATCGGTTACCAGGCAGTTCCGCGACGGACTGGAGAAAACCCGCAAGGGATTTGTCGAGAAAGTGGCGGACCTGATGATCCGCCGCAAAAAAATCGACGAGGAATTTTATGAGGAGCTTGAAGAGATTTTGATCGGCGCCGATGTGGGCGTCAATACGGTCATGGATCTGATTGACGACCTGCGCGCCGAGGTGAAAAAGCAGCGGATTGAAGATGCGTCCGAACTGCAGCCGATTTTATCGCAAAAGCTGATGGAACTGCTGCGCGGGGATGATGACAATTCCATTCGAATGAACCCGGACGGCATTACCGTAATCCTGTTTGTCGGAGTCAACGGCGTTGGCAAAACGACGACGATCGGCAAGTTGGCGCACCGTTTCAAGCAGGAAGGCAAAAAAGTTCTGCTTGCCGCAGGCGACACGTTCCGGGCCGGAGCGATTGAGCAGCTTGAAGTATGGGGCCAGCGTGCCGGGGTCGAGGTCATCAAACAGCATGCCGGGTCCGATCCGGCAGCCGTCATGTTCGATGCCGTGCAAGCTGCGAAGCAGCGTCAGGCCGATGTCCTGATCTGCGATACGGCAGGCCGCCTGCAAAACAAAACGAATCTGATGGAAGAGCTGAACAAAATCTTCCGGGTCATTCAGCGCGAAATCCCCGGAGCGCCCCATGAAGTACTAATGGTGCTGGATGCGACGACAGGTCAAAATGCGCTGAACCAAGCGAAGCTTTTTGGCGAAAAAAGCGGCGTTACCGGGCTTGTGCTTACGAAATTGGACGGAACTGCCAAAGGCGGCATTGTTGTCGCGATTCGCCAGGAGCTTAATCTGCCGGTGAAATTCGTAGGCTTGGGCGAAAAAATGGAGGATTTGCAGCCATTTGATTCCCAGCAGTTCGTACATGCTCTGTTCGCCGGGTTGATCCGGGAGGAAGAGCAGAATTCCGAGGGCGACGTACAATAA
- the rnc gene encoding ribonuclease III yields the protein MSGDLKQLQQKLHIQFHNRLLLKQAFTHASYVNEHRFSQQQDNERLEFLGDAVLELTVSEYLYHLFPNRPEGELTKLRAAIVCEPSLVKFAESLGFGQYVLLGKGEELTGGRTRPALLADVFESFVGALYLDQGLEAARSFLQTYVFPQVESGDNLQMSDYKTELQELTQHHNMGVLEYRIVEERGPAHEREFVSEVYMGNERVGRGTGRSKKEAEQQAAAVALKQLKLAEI from the coding sequence TTGAGTGGAGATCTGAAGCAGTTACAGCAGAAACTTCATATCCAATTTCACAATCGGCTGCTGCTGAAACAGGCCTTTACCCACGCTTCTTATGTCAACGAACACCGCTTTAGCCAGCAGCAAGATAATGAACGTCTGGAATTTCTGGGCGATGCCGTGCTGGAGCTGACGGTCTCCGAATATCTGTATCACCTGTTTCCGAACCGTCCCGAAGGTGAACTGACGAAGCTGCGCGCGGCCATTGTATGCGAGCCGTCGCTTGTGAAGTTTGCGGAGAGCTTGGGATTCGGGCAGTACGTGCTGCTTGGCAAAGGGGAAGAGCTGACCGGCGGGCGTACCCGCCCGGCTCTGCTTGCGGATGTGTTTGAATCGTTTGTCGGTGCCCTTTATCTTGATCAGGGGCTGGAAGCAGCCCGTTCGTTTTTGCAAACTTATGTTTTTCCGCAAGTCGAGTCAGGGGATAATCTTCAGATGAGCGATTACAAGACAGAACTGCAGGAATTGACGCAACATCATAATATGGGCGTTCTGGAATACCGGATTGTGGAAGAACGGGGTCCGGCACATGAGCGCGAGTTTGTCTCCGAGGTTTACATGGGGAATGAGCGTGTGGGAAGAGGAACGGGCCGCTCCAAAAAAGAAGCCGAGCAGCAGGCTGCGGCAGTTGCGCTGAAGCAGCTGAAACTGGCTGAAATTTGA
- a CDS encoding KH domain-containing protein, whose product MEELVGVIAKALVDHPDEVAVKKVEKDHLIVYELNVHPDDVGKVIGKQGRIAKALRTVVTSAAVKMDKRVTVDIIS is encoded by the coding sequence ATGGAAGAATTAGTTGGTGTTATTGCTAAGGCTTTAGTGGATCATCCCGATGAGGTGGCCGTGAAGAAGGTGGAGAAGGATCACCTGATTGTGTATGAGCTGAACGTACATCCGGACGATGTCGGGAAGGTCATTGGCAAACAGGGACGGATCGCCAAAGCGCTTCGCACGGTAGTCACTTCCGCAGCAGTCAAAATGGATAAACGCGTGACCGTGGATATTATATCTTAA
- the rpsP gene encoding 30S ribosomal protein S16, with protein sequence MAVRIRLKRMGAHKAPFYRIVVSDSRSPRDGRFIEEIGYYNPVQQPAEVKIDEDKALAWLQNGAQASDTVRNLLSKAGVMKKFHESKQQK encoded by the coding sequence GTGGCAGTACGTATTCGTCTGAAACGCATGGGTGCTCATAAAGCTCCTTTCTACCGTATCGTGGTATCGGATTCCCGTTCTCCGCGTGACGGCCGTTTTATCGAAGAAATCGGTTACTACAATCCGGTTCAACAACCGGCTGAAGTTAAAATCGATGAAGATAAAGCTCTTGCTTGGCTCCAAAATGGTGCGCAAGCTTCCGACACTGTTCGCAACTTGCTGAGCAAAGCGGGCGTAATGAAGAAGTTCCATGAGTCTAAGCAACAGAAATAA
- a CDS encoding putative DNA-binding protein — protein sequence MSQENRLEKTNRINLLFDFYEQLLTEKQQMFLKYYFHDDFSLGEIAAEFEISRQAVYEHIKRAEQVLEQYEDKLGLLRKHAQRVQDLEKLRELVNASEMAQDQKISINKMVDHLEAWE from the coding sequence ATGAGTCAGGAGAATAGGCTCGAGAAAACGAACCGGATCAATTTGCTTTTTGATTTCTACGAACAGCTGTTGACAGAGAAACAGCAGATGTTCCTTAAATATTACTTTCATGATGATTTTTCCCTCGGGGAGATCGCCGCGGAGTTTGAGATTAGCCGGCAGGCGGTATATGAACATATCAAACGGGCCGAGCAGGTGCTTGAGCAATACGAGGATAAGCTCGGACTTCTGCGAAAGCATGCTCAGCGTGTACAAGATCTTGAAAAGCTGCGCGAACTGGTGAATGCCAGCGAAATGGCACAGGATCAGAAAATAAGCATCAACAAAATGGTAGATCATTTGGAAGCATGGGAATAA
- the trhA gene encoding PAQR family membrane homeostasis protein TrhA — protein sequence MANTHTYSRKEEVANAITHGIGALLSVAALVLLVVFSSMKGTAWHIVSFSVYGTTMLILYLNSTLVHSFKEGKVKDLFEIFDHSSIYLFIAGTYTPFMLVAIRGPLGWSLFGTVWGIALLGCIFKAFFTKRFLFMSTIFYLLMGWMVVIAWGPLTAAIATGGIILLTVGGLLYTLGTVFYVWRGFPYHHAIWHLFVLGGSIVHFFAVLIYLLPWS from the coding sequence ATGGCAAATACACATACCTACAGCCGGAAGGAAGAAGTGGCGAACGCCATTACCCATGGAATCGGAGCATTGCTCAGCGTTGCCGCGTTGGTACTGCTCGTCGTCTTTTCATCGATGAAGGGTACGGCCTGGCATATTGTCAGTTTTTCGGTTTATGGAACAACGATGCTGATTCTTTATCTGAATTCCACGCTGGTGCACAGTTTCAAAGAGGGGAAGGTCAAAGACCTGTTCGAAATTTTCGACCATTCCTCGATCTATCTGTTTATTGCAGGCACATACACGCCGTTTATGCTGGTGGCCATCCGTGGTCCTCTAGGCTGGTCTTTATTTGGAACGGTATGGGGGATCGCTTTGCTAGGATGCATATTTAAAGCATTTTTCACGAAGCGTTTTCTCTTTATGTCCACGATCTTCTATCTCCTGATGGGGTGGATGGTTGTGATTGCCTGGGGACCTCTTACGGCGGCAATCGCTACGGGCGGAATCATTTTGCTCACTGTAGGGGGGCTGCTGTATACGCTAGGCACCGTATTTTACGTCTGGCGGGGATTTCCTTACCATCATGCCATTTGGCATTTATTCGTACTGGGAGGCAGTATCGTTCACTTTTTTGCAGTATTGATTTATCTGCTGCCATGGTCATAA
- a CDS encoding RNA polymerase sigma factor, with product MCCEEQWMLRCRSGDKDAFYKLVEPYLDRVYSTSTAILRSTHLAEDAVQNAMIEAYQAIMNGKEIRNFGSWFKKVAAMRAMDLARKRSRLSKRTADFGEWEPVDHQRQPVDTMLENEEKSLLFAQVMSLPIRYRSVILLYYYQEMSLDEISEVLGVKKGTVKSRLHTARSKLLKLQQSNHSKRVIFHV from the coding sequence ATGTGTTGCGAAGAGCAGTGGATGCTGCGCTGCCGCAGCGGAGACAAAGACGCTTTTTACAAACTGGTTGAGCCGTATCTTGACCGCGTGTACAGCACATCGACCGCCATTTTACGTTCAACGCATCTCGCGGAAGACGCTGTTCAAAATGCCATGATCGAAGCCTATCAGGCTATTATGAACGGAAAAGAAATTCGCAATTTCGGAAGTTGGTTCAAAAAAGTGGCGGCGATGCGGGCGATGGATTTGGCCAGAAAACGGTCGAGATTAAGTAAACGGACCGCGGATTTCGGGGAGTGGGAACCGGTAGATCATCAAAGGCAACCGGTTGATACCATGCTGGAGAATGAAGAGAAATCTTTGCTTTTTGCACAGGTCATGTCTCTTCCGATCCGGTACCGTTCCGTTATTTTACTGTATTACTATCAGGAGATGTCATTGGATGAAATATCGGAAGTGCTCGGCGTGAAAAAGGGGACCGTCAAATCCAGGCTTCATACCGCCCGGTCCAAATTGCTTAAGCTTCAACAATCGAATCATTCAAAGAGGGTGATTTTTCATGTTTGA